The following proteins come from a genomic window of Prionailurus viverrinus isolate Anna chromosome D1, UM_Priviv_1.0, whole genome shotgun sequence:
- the ANKRD49 gene encoding ankyrin repeat domain-containing protein 49, translated as MEKGKVNDDGKPDTENSLDFSEHFNQLELLETHGHLIPTGTQSLWVGNSDEDEEQDEKTEEWYQLQEKKMEKDPSKLLLWAAERNRLTTVRRLLSEKSTHVNTRDEDEYTPLHRAAYSGHLDVVRELIAQGADVHAVTVDGWTPLHSACKWNNTRVASFLLQHDADINAQTKGLLTPLHLAAGNRDSKDTLELLLMNRYIKPGLKNNLEETAFDIARRTSVYHYLFEIVEGCTNSSPQS; from the exons atggaaaaagggaaagTAAATGATGATGGAAAACCAGATACAGAAAATTCCTTGGACTTTTCTGAACACTTTAACCAACTTGAATTGTTGGAAACGCATGGACACCTTATTCCCACTGGTACCCAAAGTCTGTGGGTAGGGAATTCTGACGAAGATGAGGAGcaagatgaaaaaactgaagagTGGTAtcaattgcaagaaaaaaaaatggaaaaagatccaAGCAAATTGCTTCTTTGGGCTGCTGAAAGAAATCgg CTTACTACGGTGCGGAGACTACTTTCTGAAAAGTCCACTCACGTGAACACTAGAGATGAAGATGAGTATACCCCTCTTCATCGAGCAGCCTACAGTGGACACTTAGATGTTGTGCGTGAGCTGATCGCACAAGGGGCAGATGTCCACGCGGTGACTGTGGATGGCTGGACACCCCTGCACAGTGCTTGTAAGTGGAATAATACCAGAGTAGCTTCTTTCTTACTCCAGCATGACGCAGATATTAACGCCCAAACAAAAGGCCTCTTGACCCCCTTACATCTTGCTGCCGGGAACAGAGACAGCAAAGATACCCTAGAACTCCTCCTGATGAACCGCTACATCAAACCAGGTCTGAAAAACAACTTGGAAGAGACCGCATTTGATATCGCCCGGAGGACAAGCGTCTATCACTACCTCTTTGAAATTGTGGAAGGCTGCACAAATTCTTCACCTCAGTCATAA